The following are from one region of the Tachysurus fulvidraco isolate hzauxx_2018 chromosome 15, HZAU_PFXX_2.0, whole genome shotgun sequence genome:
- the LOC113638099 gene encoding retinoic acid-induced protein 1 isoform X4: protein MQSFRERGGFQGNQRCYQQEPHELSRLENYRHHSQTAQGYEVHSLSAAGMPTAGTSSKDCYGQQPYPSYGSSSGQSKKPYRGGKAPSQQLQAGYSSHINSGYSSQYMSEGHLQQKWDESGQISQYEQDIVGHLEPGASGSSQYLEQNMLAISHSQCHLPSQPSAPVYTSPHQQGHPPNPTASPIMYSQSHIHFPQHSQPPSSTSSSYMEKCNPIPHGYKSGWPPNAQYSRQMGNHTSLKQSGYRPQNNYGYQQPPSRAGFEQASLQGMSGTPESLQKFPHYNQPQQNYCITDISVRSPEQYYQNCSPSSSHSPARSVGRSPSYSSTPSPLMPNPDTFQYGQPINPSSSSVNLQDPNMLMPPHTHPSPSVNHQSQSYSSSMKERFSEKLFSNPSLWSLNALTSQVENISNNVQQLLLSEALMANKKGNKRNQPKKGEEYRGHLKAVEDSSCPDSQHTPLPSDSYSAPRSMPSDLLEVGYSSSTEDQMERNYYYFGQGKGPTNASAQSQLSLDTVSTCSMNSTDDMSVRSGDSDRSIQSAASEDNLSCETRVQKVPFGEEQHSSLRTIRNERSPISITAPSPMKQESNSPIGIKQCENTPKENFEESAWTERINDEKETGKMKLPKELKCKGEVFEATDKRQEWLEEEKCPSFFHKLNKEVSNESYSYETEDNIYQKLKNKYEIEEEDFVGKFCDTTSKGNENSEIKSEMFKSESQNNGDDPITESPAISNDLPEPSLYLPRKEESPETPHFTSECEFSEERLLTSERQNDIFDEQQSALSYSVTEEREKGSLASSEDVINNKAKLEESSTEACNNQGDTTSGPLCVVNTEIAETPAQDIGHRSSERTSVTCDIAHQSHPVRSGFSALNEKTTQNQVRDHIDHSDAKVLEPDSPQLPGKSIISSAPSWADTPPSPQKGDEDVEPGISCPSATKPEPMSPSSHPRLLGRKHARGRRRLIHSNAGMRNVERDGASPSPQKPSMLSINSAIFSDQMEAVQLDIISQTPKLLTEGIPSRMCTRSLGSQNTPKVCSQERRKPGPKSSSKPGPKPGPKPGTKPGLKPSSKPVFKPGPKQGLKPATKPGPKQSPKPGAKPSLRPGPKPNSKTGPKPGAVPSAKPSQKHGLKPAAIPVLKPGPKPGLKPIEGVIPKGPGRPKGLTSRIKSIKYENNIDAITEHIEDTSCMSESPEQQEHTAVSLETVVGTTLHTSIDSTIGSTLDTALDASFVNSVAKDQKSMVLRSRKQTREQLTDVKEKERETSTEARAIKPTELHIQNVSAAQPCENLTSALKSPSPEDIRTDSLSQLNEQIVSVSIKRKSSLQAPDSVKKKKGLKVSQTKTQEPQSHELVVEAQGSKGRRKRGHKLEPSVCRTLTKDNLPLEDINDTPCVPPQCPTKTKYLPPRKGRGLKYEAMVQKITSPASKKQPLNIQPDVVIEELAPKPSQELQVTEKRKAVNITMMTTEKGESTVSIDEIPDTVCIQTPRKKRRKWATVESTDTPDIALETGSLIINTPRLAKQRAIKNNHEMHLKQRKKRRKGTELAKNVPIVETHEQTDVFISPPASPLSSPPTSLFSNTEEKTQGEQLSIEIGSTVIKSKRGRRPSLKKKQEDFSQHIGNEERQKVKKKPGPKKKIQQNNNSTLKVTVKGLKAKVKFKKECVPIVKGILTDCIKTNDSKHSFKPYVHIDRSKKLASLCTIINKPEEEHLLVQIRKKNLEKNKTIPNSSAMLQGPLVNRSLTDRCLICCLCGKPSNYRELGDLCGPYYPENTIPRKTLSLTYHEDFRQNRDREQDKVAMCTSEQINDMKREGEKDLLQEGTSEGDCRQVTRERRAQLKSRLGLQARFKRLQLLQGRAGGGDPPAGEEGSYSVLQRLQLEAEVNEHWAHESCTVWTSGVILIAGKLYGLKEAAQESTLTKCSKCQTEGASISCSWKSCIHKYHYVCAKETGCIFDEENFLIKCPKHQAM, encoded by the exons ATGCAGTCCTTCAGAGAGCGGGGTGGTTTCCAGGGCAACCAGCGCTGCTACCAGCAGGAACCCCATGAATTATCTCGCCTTGAGAATTACCGACATCATAGCCAGACCGCACAAGGCTATGAGGTGCACTCTCTTTCTGCTGCAGGAATGCCAACAGCAGGAACAAGCTCTAAGGACTGTTATGGGCAGCAACCCTACCCCAGCTATGGCAGCAGTTCAGGTCAGAGCAAGAAACCATACAGAGGAGGAAAAGCTCCAAGCCAGCAGCTGCAGGCTGGTTACAGTAGCCACATAAATTCTGGATACTCGTCCCAGTACATGAGTGAGGGACACTTGCAGCAAAAGTGGGATGAATCTGGTCAAATATCTCAGTATGAACAGGATATTGTGGGTCATCTTGAGCCTGGGGCAAGTGGCTCATCCCAGTACCTTGAGCAGAACATGCTAGCTATTTCTCATAGCCAGTGCCATCTCCCCTCCCAACCGTCTGCTCCCGTCTATACAAGCCCCCATCAGCAAGGTCATCCTCCCAATCCTACTGCATCTCCGATAATGTACTCACAGAGCCACATCCATTTCCCTCAACACTCCCAACCACCTTCTTCCACCTCATCGTCTTACATGGAGAAATGCAATCCGATTCCACATGGCTACAAAAGTGGATGGCCACCTAATGCTCAGTATTCAAGGCAGATGGGTAATCACACTAGTCTGAAGCAGAGTGGCTATCGGCCACAGAATAATTATGGCTATCAACAACCTCCTTCAAGAGCTGGATTTGAACAGGCTTCCTTGCAGGGAATGTCAGGTACACCAGAGAGTCTTCAAAAATTTCCACATTATAACCAGCCCCAACAAAACTACTGTATAACAGATATTTCTGTGAGGTCACCTGAACAGTATTACCAGAACTGCAGTCCGAGCTCCAGCCACTCACCTGCAAGGTCTGTGGGCAGGTCACCTTCATATAGCTCCACACCATCTCCCTTAATGCCCAATCCTGACACATTCCAGTATGGCCAACCAATTAacccttcctcttcttctgtgAATTTGCAAGATCCAAACATGTTAATgccaccacacacccacccatccCCAAGTGTTAATCACCAGTCTCAGAGCTACTCAAGCTCTATGAAGGAACGTTTTTCTGAGAAGCTTTTTTCTAACCCGAGCTTGTGGAGCCTCAATGCTCTGACATCTCAGGTAGAGAACATTTCCAACAATGTCCAGCAGTTATTGCTCTCAGAAGCTCTTATGGCcaacaaaaaaggtaacaaGCGAAACCAGCCAAAAAAGGGAGAGGAATACAGAGGCCATTTAAAGGCAGTGGAGGACTCTTCATGTCCTGATAGCCAACATACTCCTCTTCCCAGCGACTCTTATAGCGCCCCAAGATCTATGCCATCTGATCTTCTAGAAGTAGGATACTCTAGCAGCACTGAAGATCAGATGGAACGTAACTACTACTACTTTGGTCAGGGCAAAGGTCCAACAAATGCTTCAGCACAGTCTCAACTGAGTCTGGACACAGTTTCTACCTGCTCCATGAACTCAACAGATGATATGTCTGTCAGGTCGGGTGACTCAGATCGGAGTATACAGAGTGCAGCCTCTGAAGATAATCTTAGCTGTGAGACTAGGGTACAGAAAGTGCCATTTGGAGAAGAGCAGCACAGTTCTCTCAGAACCATTAGAAACGAAAGGTCTCCTATTAGCATAACAGCCCCAAGCCCTATGAAGCAGGAGAGTAATTCTCCAATAGGCATAAAGCAGTGTGAAAATACTCCGAAGGAGAATTTTGAGGAATCTGCCTGGACTGAGAGGATAAATGATGAAAAAGAAACTGGGAAAATGAAACTGCCCAAAGAACTTAAGTGCAAAGGAGAAGTTTTTGAGGCTACTGATAAACGACAGGAGTGGTTAGAGGAGGAGAAGTGCCCCTCCTTTTTTCATAAGTTAAATAAAGAAGTGTCAAATGAAAGCTATTCTTATGAAACAGAAGATAACATCTATcaaaaacttaaaaacaaatatgaaataGAGGAAGAAGACTTTGTTGGGAAATTTTGTGACACCACTAGCAAAGGAAATGAAAATTCAGAAATTAAATCTGAAATGTTCAAATCAGAATCACAGAACAATGGTGACGATCCTATAACAGAATCACCAGCCATTTCAAATGATCTACCTGAGCCTAGTTTATATTTGCCAAGGAAAGAGGAAAGCCCAGAGACACCTCATTTCACCTCTGAGTGTGAATTTTCAGAGGAAAGACTGTTAACTTCTGAGAGACAGAATGATATCTTTGATGAGCAACAATCTGCTCTATCATATTCGGTCactgaagaaagagagaaaggaagtcTGGCATCCAGTGAAGATGTGattaataataaagcaaaactAGAAGAGTCCTCTACTGAGGCCTGTAATAATCAAGGGGACACAACAAGTGGACCACTTTGTGTGGTCAACACTGAAATAGCCGAGACCCCTGCCCAAGACATAGGTCACCGAAGCAGTGAAAGGACATCAGTCACATGTGACATTGCACATCAGTCTCACCCTGTCAGGAGTGGATTCTCAGCTCTCAATGAGAAAACAACACAGAATCAGGTGAGGGATCACATTGATCACAGTGATGCAAAGGTGCTGGAGCCTGACTCCCCTCAGTTGCCAGGCAAGTCAATAATATCTTCTGCACCATCTTGGGCTGATACTCCACCCTCTCCACAGAAAGGTGATGAGGATGTAGAACCAGGTATAAGCTGTCCCAGTGCAACAAAACCAGAGCCCATGTCTCCTTCTTCACATCCAAGACTATTGGGCAGAAAGCATGCACGAGGTAGGAGAAGATTAATTCATTCAAATGCAGGGATGAGGAATGTAGAGAGGGATGGGGCTTCACCATCTCCTCAAAAGCCCAGCATGCTCTCAATTAACAGTGCCATCTTCTCTGATCAGATGGAGGCTGTTCAGCTGGACATTATCAGTCAAACACCAAAACTTCTAACGGAAGGCATACCATCCCGTATGTGTACTCGCTCTTTAGGGTCACAAAATACCCCAAAGGTGTGTTCTCAAGAGAGAAGAAAACCAGGTCCAAAGTCCAGTTCAAAACCTGGTCCAAAACCAGGACCAAAACCTGGCACAAAGCCTGGCCTAAAACCTAGTTCAAAGCCTGTTTTTAAACCAGGTCCAAAACAAGGCCTAAAACCTGCAACAAAACCAGGCCCAAAGCAGAGTCCCAAACCTGGTGCAAAGCCGTCTTTGAGGCCTGGTCCAAAACCGAACTCAAAAACTGGTCCAAAACCAGGGGCTGTGCCAAGTGCAAAACCAAGTCAAAAGCATGGTTTAAAGCCTGCTGCTATACCTGTTCTGAAACCTGGTCCAAAACCTGGTTTAAAGCCTATAGAAGGAGTAATCCCTAAGGGCCCTGGTCGGCCAAAAGGACTCACCTCCAGGATCAAAtcaattaaatatgaaaataatatagATGCTATCACAGAACATATCGAAGATACCAGCTGCATGAGTGAAAGTCCTGAACAACAAGAACACACTGCAGTCAGTCTGGAAACTGTTGTTGGTACTACTTTGCACACTTCAATTGACAGCACAATAGGTTCCACTTTGGACACTGCTTTGGATGCTTCTTTTGTAAATTCTGTAGCAAAAGATCAAAAGTCCATGGTATTAAGATCTCGGAAACAAACACGCGAACAGTTAACAGATGtcaaggagaaagagagagagacatcaacTGAGGCAAGAGCAATAAAGCCCACTGAGTTACATATACAGAACGTGTCTGCTGCTCAGCCCTGTGAGAACCTAACATCAGCGTTAAAATCGCCCAGCCCTGAGGATATCCGCACAGATTCACTTAGTCAACTCAATGAGCAAATTGTGTCAGTTTCAATCAAGAGAAAATCTAGTTTACAAGCCCCAGACTCAgtcaagaaaaagaaaggcCTGAAAGTAagtcaaacaaaaacacaggaacCGCAGTCACATGAGTTAGTAGTAGAAGCCCAAGGTTCAAAGGGAAGACGAAAACGAGGCCATAAATTAGAACCATCTGTTTGCAGAACCTTGACCAAAGATAACCTTCCCTTAGAAGATATCAACGACACACCTTGTGTGCCTCCTCAGTGTCCTACTAAAACAAAATATCTGCCTCCTAGGAAAGGCAGAGGACTTAAATATGAAGCAATGGTTCAGAAAATCACATCCCCAGCATCCAAAAAACAGCCTCTAAATATCCAACCAGATGTTGTGATAGAAGAATTAGCACCAAAGCCATCACAAGAACTGCAGgtaacagaaaaaagaaaggcagTAAACATTACAATGATGACAACAGAAAAGGGTGAGAGTACAGTAAGCATTGATGAGATTCCAGACACAGTTTGTATCCAAACTCCTCGAAAGAAGCGCAGAAAGTGGGCCACAGTGGAGAGCACTGACACACCAGATATAGCACTGGAGACCGGGAGTCTCATTATCAACACACCAAGGCTAGCCAAACAGAGAGCCATTAAAAATAACCATGAGATGCATCTGAAGCAACGGAAAAAGAGACGAAAAGGCACCGAGCTTGCAAAGAATGTGCCAATTGTGGAAACACATGAacagactgatgtattcatctCTCCTCCAGCATCTCCACTGTCGTCACCTCCAACTTCTCTTTTTTCAAACACAGAAGAGAAGACACAGGGTGAACAGCTTTCAATAGAAATAGGCTCAACGGTAATTAAATCGAAAAGAGGCAGGCGGCCATCacttaaaaagaaacaagaagacTTCAGTCAGCATATAGGAAATGAAGAACGTCAAAAGGTCAAAAAAAAGCCTGggccaaaaaaaaagatccaacAGAATAACAACAGTACCCTCAAGGTCACTGTGAAGGGACTCAAGGCCAAGGTAAAATTCAAAAAAGAGTGTGTTCCTATTGTAAAAGGGATATTGACagattgtataaaaacaaatgacagCAAGCATTCTTTTAAACCATACGTACATATCGACAGGTCCAAAAAGCTCGCTTCCCTTTGCACAATCATAAACAAACCGGAGGAAGAACATCTGCTCGTCCAGATAAGAAAAAAGAActtagaaaaaaacaagacaatacCAAACTCATCAGCGATGCTTCAGGGCCCCTTAGTTAACAGAAGCCTAACTGACAGGTGTCTAATATGCTGCTTGTGTGGAAAGCCATCAAATTACAGAGAGCTTGGGGATTTGTGTGGCCCATACTACCCTGAGAATACTATACCACGGAAAACACTGTCTTTAACATACCACGAAGACTTCAggcaaaacagagacagagagcaagacaaGGTGGCCATGTGCACTTCTGAGCAAATCAATGACatgaagagagagggggaaaaagacTTACTTCAAGAGGGGACAAGTGAAGGAGATTGCAGGCAGGTGACGAGGGAAAGAAGGGCACAACTTAAAAGTCGTCTCGGCTTGCAGGCAAGGTTTAAAAGACTCCAGCTGTTGCAAGGGAGAGCTGGGGGAGGAGATCCCCCTGCTGGTGAGGAGGGCTCTTACTCTGTTCTGCAGAGGTTACAGCTGGAGGCTGAGGTTAATGAGCACTGGGCACATGAGTCCTGCACTGTCTGGACCAGTGGTGTGATTCTAATCGCAGGCAAACTTTACGGACTGAAGGAAGCTGCACAGGAATCTACGCTCACA AAATGCTCTAAGTGCCAGACTGAAGGAGCCTCCATCAGCTGTAGCTGGAAGAGCTGTATTCATAAATACCACTATGTCTGCGCCAAAGAGACAG gcTGCATATTCGATGAAGAAAATTTCTTGATAAAATGTCCAAAACACCAG